In a genomic window of Ranitomeya imitator isolate aRanImi1 chromosome 5, aRanImi1.pri, whole genome shotgun sequence:
- the LOC138638734 gene encoding uncharacterized protein, with protein MNNSQNYDNGPSTSSCAADYFPVPKLTGDDLYHVFISFSGVDSRWVHRLIHRLEVTFPSIKICSHDRDFTAGKTIIENMTESIQRSQKMLMVLSPDFVQSRWCLFEANLSMFQDCMSHKAIVPVMLKPCPMPLYLSHLTYLEADDEQFFEKLCNRLLRYNAKEAEDVLVHFQSSILYGGKHLLSLAAMNENDERTLTGTFSDTCVPDSLKAVVKDPEIYKKAIQLINSTPTDFLSSNWMKAKTCLILFFCVLPCVSLMAFISACMEQTWWHFVHLPLSFIPFGLAMYKLEFWEKHVFRKDTHNLRRRTGEANLLLVETSILAGCSSKSSLVFVFAPLKECKSMFQMTFRSDTELSKCMWENAIISYSCDYANCMANKHFPFGDPDPPGHLSNGICFCQYVAMQVKQR; from the coding sequence ATGAATAATTCTCAAAATTACGACAATGGACCTTCAACAAGCTCATGTGCTGCTGATTATTTCCCAGTACCTAAGCTCACGGGGGACGATTTGTACCATGTTTTCATTAGCTTCAGTGGAGTGGACTCTAGATGGGTGCATCGACTGATCCACAGGCTGGAGGTTACATTTCCAAGCATTAAAATCTGTTCTCATGATCGAGACTTTACTGCAGGAAAGACAATCATAGAAAACATGACTGAGAGCATTCAGAGGAGTCAGAAAATGTTGATGGTGCTGAGTCCAGATTTTGTGCAGAGTCGCTGGTGCCTCTTTGAAGCCAATCTCTCCATGTTCCAGGACTGTATGTCACATAAGGCCATTGTACCCGTCATGCTAAAGCCGTGCCCAATGCCTCTGTATCTCAGCCATCTAACGTATCTAGAAGCTGACGATGAGCAGTTCTTTGAAAAACTGTGCAACAGGCTCCTGAGGTATAACGCTAAAGAAGCAGAAGATGTCTTGGTTCACTTCCAATCATCTATACTGTATGGTGGAAAGcatcttctgtctctggcagccatGAATGAAAATGATGAAAGAACTCTCACCGGAACTTTCTCTGACACATGTGTTCCAGACTCTCTGAAAGCTGTTGTGAAAGACCCTGAAATATACAAGAAAGCCATTCAGCTGATAAACAGTACCCCAACTGATTTCTTATCCTCTAACTGGATGAAAGCCAAAACATGcctgattttatttttttgtgtattaCCATGTGTTTCTTTGATGGCTTTCATATCTGCATGTATGGAACAAACTTGGTGGCACTTTGTGCACTTACCATTATCTTTCATTCCTTTTGGTCTTGCAATGTATAAGCTAGAATTCTGGGAAAAACACGTGTTTAGAAAGGACACTCACAACTTGAGACGTAGAACTGGTGAAGCCAATCTACTATTGGTTGAGACGTCCATCCTTGCCGGTTGCTCCTCTAAATCCAGTTTAGTTTTCGTCTTTGCGCCATTGAAAGAATGTAAATCAATGTTCCAAATGACTTTCCGATCTGATACTGAACTGTCAAAATGTATGTGGGAAAATGCAATCATCAGTTATTCTTGTGATTACGCCAACTGTATGGCCAATAAACACTTTCCCTTTGGTGACCCAGATCCTCCTGGGCATTTATCAAATGGCATCTGTTTCTGCCAATATGTGGCCATGCAAGTAAAACAGAGATAA